The stretch of DNA cagtttcctcacttgaaTTGAGACAGACGCAGTACTAAGAGCAGTTTAGAGAACTGTATTTGCCAGCACTGTGACCTGCACAATGAATCCCAGTGTCTCCTTGGCTTCCTTTGGGGAAGCAGAGCCAGGTTTCCTGGGAGAGGGAGGCAAAACCTTGGAACGTGTATGGTCCTGCTGCGTGCCAAGCGCGGTGCTGGGGAGGACTCGCCTGCCACAGTTGAGGAGGTTGTTAATTTCCGTTTTCGGGGGCAGCAAGGCTCAGAGAGAGAAGGTTATTGACTCATCAGCAGAGCAAAAGCCTCTGAGCATCTGGATTTGTCTCCAAGCCCTGCACAGCCTGCAGCCACCTCTCACTTGTGGCtgagttgtttgttttggtaAGAGATTCACAGAGAGAAAAGATTCACATACCAAGCAATTTAcccacttaaagtgtacaatttaatggtttttagtatattgtGCAACCAACCACACAatctatttttagaatattttcatcatcccccaAAGAAACCCTATTTCTCCCAACTTTCCAGCCCCTGACAGTCACTAATCTACTGTATAGACTGGTGTCAATTCTGTCTacatagatttgccttttctggatatTATGTACACAGGCTGATCATCctaaatccaaaaatccaaatccaaaatctgaaatattttgcGGGCCGACATGATGCTGAAAGAAATGTctattggagcattttggatttcagatttttggattaggaatgctCAGACTATAAGTGTAATGTAAATATCCCCAAATCAGAAAAAATCTGAaacccaaaacacttctggtcccaagcaacACAGGAAAGTGTATGTCTTGTTCGACATGGGatctccagcacctagcacatagtaggcattcaataaatatccatTCAATGTAGAAGTCGGTGCTGCTCCCCGGGTGGGGGTCTGTATCCACTAGGAAGCCCTAATGAGAGGCTGCCCTTGCCTTGCAGTCATCAAGAGCCCCCCTGGCTGGGAGGTGGGTGTCTATGCTGCAGGGGCCCTGGCCCTGCTGGGAATCGCAGCTGTGAGCCTGTGGAAGCTCTGGACGTCGGGGAgcttccccagcccctctccGTTCCCCAATTACGACTACAGGTACCTTCAGCAGAAGTACGGCGAGAGCTGCGCAGAGGCCAGGGAGAAGGTGAGGCTTCTGCTCCTGCAGGTGCACAGCGAGTGCAACCCCATGCCCCTACCATCCACTCAGATCAGtcttcagcccctctccctccGTCACCACCTCCTCCTGGTTAATGTCCTCCTTTGAAAGGGGAGTAgacctccctcttcccctttcacatcttcaacttttttttttttttttttttttttgagatagagtttccctcttgttgcccaggctggagtgcaatggcatgatctgggctcactgcaacctctgcctcctgggttcaagcgattatcctgcttcagcttcccaagtagctgggattataagcgtgcaccaccatgcctggccaatttcatatttttagtagatacggggtttcaccatgttggtcaggctggtgtcgaactcctgacctcaggtgatccacctgcctcgacctcccaaagtgctggcgtgagtcaccacacctggcctgctttttAACTGCtaacgttttctttctttcttttttttttttttttcaaaatgctccttgcagagcagggctaccccataggccaAATGCCCAGAGTAAcctgatatatttttcttcttactttcttttttttctttttctttttctttttcttttctttttttttttttttttgagacggagtctcgctctgttgcccaggctggagtgcagtggggcaatctcggctcactgcaagctccgcctcccgggttcacgccattctcctgcctcagcctcctgagtagctgggactacaggcacccgccaccatgcccagctaattttttgtatttttagtagagacggggtttcaccatgttagccaggatggtctcgatctcctgacctcgtgatccgcccgccttggcctcccaaagtactgggattacagacgtgagccaccgcgcccggcccttcctttctttcttttcttttcttttcttttctttccttccttccttccttccttccttccttccttccttccttccttcctttctttctttctttctttctttctttctttctttctttctttccctccctccctccctccctccttccttccttcctttcttttctttcttttgagacagggtctcactctgtcagccaggctggagtgctctggcacaatctcagttcactgcaacctacacctcctgggttcaagcgatcctcccacctcagcctcctgagtagctgggattacaggcccaagccaccatgcctagctaattttttttttattttttgtagagacggggtttcaccatgttggccaggctggcctcgaactcctgggctaagagatctgcccgccttggcctcccaaagtgctaggattacaggcatgcactaccgtGCCAGGTCCTTCTCTTTTCACCTCCCTTGTAGCTGAAGCATTTTGATATACTGTTGAACACACatcataaacattattttaatggctgtatGAGATTCTTTTTTGTACATGTGCCATGATTGACTAAATGTCATGATAAATAATGCAGTGGATGTTCTGTAGGTAAAACTTTGTCTTCATTTGGGATAGTGTGCTTTGGATGGATGTCCAGATGTGTAACTGCTGTATTGGGGGCACACACATTCTTAGGGCTCTCACTATACCTTGCTGAAAGTTTTATCATTTAACACATGGCAGAGAGTTTTCCGAATGTCATGTAGAGTTCCAGAGAGCACAGCCAGAATCTATTACCAGATTAGAGTCCCTCATGTTCACTCACTTAGGGTGTCTGGGGGGACTATCTCACACGCTGTTGGGGGaatgtaaatttgaaaaaaattttccaggcctggtgtggtggctcacgcccgtaatcccagcactttgggaggccgaggcgggcagatctcttgaggtcaggagttcaagaccagcctggccaacatggtgaaaccctgtctctactaaaaaaaatacaaaaattgaccgggcacagtggctcatgcctgtaatcccagcactttgagaggctaagactggtggatcacctgaggtcgtgagtttgagaccagcctgcccaacatggagaaacctggtctctactaaaaatacaaaattagccaagtgtggtggcgcatgcctgtaatcccagctactcgggaagctgagacaggagaattgcttgaacccagaaggtggaggttgcagtgagctgagatcacgccattgcactccaagcctgggcaacaagagcaaaactctgtctcaaacaaaataaaacaaaacaaaacaaaaaaattagctgagcatggtggcaggcgcctgtaattccagctactcagcaggctgagacacaagaattgcttgaacctaggagccaagatcgtggcagtgcactctagcctgggcaacagagtgagactccatcaaaaacaaaaacaaaaaaccttcaaggGACTGTGTCCTCTGAGCCAGGATTTTAAGAAGGCTATTCAGTACTGCagtatttgtatttctgaaaaAGTACAAGCAACATAAATGTCCAACAGTGGGGAAGAGTAAATTAAATTATGATTATCTGCTCAATGCAAAATTGGGGAACCATGAAAATTATGGtaagcagccaggtgcagtggctcatgtctgtgatcccagcactttgggtagccaaggcagaaggatcgcttgagcccaggagttggagactggcctgggcaacaaagcaagatctcatctctaccaaaataaataaataaataaataaataaataaataaataaaattagctaggtgtgggtaggcacagtgctcatgcctgtaatctcagcactttgggaagctgaggtgggcatcacctgaggttgggagttcgagaccagcctgaccaacatggagaaatgccgtctctactaaaaatacaaaaaattagctgggtgtgatggtgcatgcctgtaatcccagctactcagaaggctgaagcaggagaatcgcttgaacccaggaggtggagcttgcagtgagcagagatcgcaccactctactccagcctgggcgacagagcgaggctccccctcagaaaaaaaaaaaaagaaaaaaaaaaagccaggtgtagtaggtcacacctgtggtcctggacacttgggagagtgaggggggaggatcgcttgggcccagaaggttgaggctgcagagagctgtgatcgcactccaccctgggcaagtgagaccctgtctcaaaaaaaaaaaaaaaattatggtaatgAAGGCATGGAAGATGCTTATGGAATAAAAGGTTCTTGTTTTCTCAAATCCCAAGGTCAATTTagggaaaataaaactatttatttatttatttatttatttatttatttatttttgagacagagtctcaccctgtcgcccagtctggagtgcagcggcgcaatctcagctcactgcaacctccgcctcctggattcaagcagttctcctgcctcagcctcctgagtagctgagattataggtgcatgccgccacacccggctaatttttgtagttttagtagagacggtttcaccatgttggccaggctggtcttgaactcctgacctcaggcgatccgccacctcagcctcccaaagtgctggttttacaggcatgagccaccgtgcctggccaagggaaaaaaaaattaatatttgggtGAGTGTCACCCAACATGAAAGCTTCCTGTGTTGTAAACTTCCCTTGTGGCTGCTCCATcatctcttgagtagctggcttCTGGTATTCTTACCCATTCTTCTTCTGGGACACTTAGATTGCTagctgcttttcctttttctaaacaTCACTGCAATCGACAACTTGATGTATGGAATTCTGTCCctacaaatatacatattaagaaaaagttgaagggctgggcgtggtggctcacgcctgtaatctcagcactttgggaggctgaggcaggcagatcacaaggtcaggagttcaagaccagcctggccaacatactgaaaccctgtctctactaaaaatacaaaaattagctgggtgtggtggcaggcgcctgtagtcccagctacttgggaggctgaggcaggagaattgcttgaacccaggaggcagaggttgcagtgaggcaagatcatgccactgcactccaggctgggcgatgcagcgagactctgtctcaaaaaataaataaataaataaataaataaatagttggccaggagtggtggctcgcacctgtaatcccagcactttgggaggccgaggcaggcagatcacctgaggtcgggagttccagaccagcctggccaacatggagaaaccctgtctctactaaaaatacaaaattagccgggcgtggtggtgtgcacctgtaatcccgggtcctcaggaggctgaggcaggagaattgcttgaacctgggagggggaggttgcagtgaatggagatcgagccactgcactccagcctggtgacagagtgagactctctcaaaaaaaacaaatgtttcatatacccctaggctgggcacggtggctcacgcctgtaatcccagcactttgggaggccgaggtaggtgggcagatcacctgagattgggagttcgagactagcctgaccaacatggagaaaccccatctctactaaaaatacaaaattagccagacatggtggcgcacccctgtaatcccagctactcaggaggctgaggcaggagaatcacttgaaccctggatgcagaggttgcagtgagccgagatcacgccattgcactccagcctgggcaacaagagcaaaactccatctcaaaaaaatgagtaaataaataagtgacatgaaataatattaaacaGCGACCTTCCTAGCTAAGGGATGCAGGGCTTCTGTGAAAGGGGAACTTGGAGATTCGAGAATGAACAGGCCTTACTCATCTCTTTGCCGTCTCCCAGTGACCTTGCCTATGGCCCCCATGATGCTCCCACGTCCCTCTTTCTCACCCCTAGAGAGTGCCTGCCTGGAATGCCCAGCGGGCCAGCACGCGGGGACCACCCAGCCGCAAAGGCAGTCTCAGCATTGAGGACACCTTTGAGAGCATCAGTGAACTGGGGCCTCTGGAGCTGATGGGCCGGGAGTTGGACCTGGCCCCCTATGGGACCCTCCGGAAGTCCCAGTCGGCCGACTCCCTGAACTCCATCTCCTCCGTGAGCAACACCTTTGGGCAGGACTTCACACTGGGCCAGGTGGAGGTGAGCATGGAGTACGACACTGCCTCCCACACGCTGAACGTGGCGGTGATGCAGGGCAAGGACCTCCTGGAGCGGGAGGAGGCCAGCTTCGAGTCCTGCTTCATGCGCGTCAGCCTGCTGCCGGACGAGCAGATCGTGGGCATTTCTCGGGTAAGTGGGGCTCAGGGCGGGGCAGAAGGGTGCTCTGGGCTCACTAGATGCCTCCCAGGCAGGCATGGCGGTGGGGCCCGGCAGGATCCCAGAAAGGCAGTAGAGTGCAAGTATGGATGCTGATCCCAGAGCTGAAGCTTCAGACTGTAGAGGGAGCTCTGTAcagagctgggaggtggggggctccaCCTGAAGGCTCCCATTGTGTGGAGTTCTTAGCGGTCCCACCAGGTGAATACAGAATGTGGCAACTGTCGTTGTCCACATCTGCCCTGTGTCAACATGGGGTCCCGGCAGAAAAGGGATGACATGCTTAAGAAGGCTAATTTGGGGAGGGCTTAATAACAGGACTggggctggttgtggtggctcatgcctctaatctcagcactttgggaggccgaggcgggcagatcatgaggtcaggagatcgagaccatcctgcctaacacggtgaaaccccatctctactaaaatacaaaaaattagccgggcgtggtggcgggcacctgtagtcccagctactcgggaggctgaggcaggagaatggcgtgaacctgggaggcagagcttgcagtgagccgagatcgtgccactgcactccagcctgggcgacagagggagactctgtctcaaaataaataaataaataaaaataaaacaggactgTCCAGGtacagtgattcatgcctgtaatcccagcactttgggaggccaaggtgggaggattgcttgagcctaaccaggagttcaaggccagcctaggcaacatggcaaaactccttctctaccaaaaaaaataaaataaaataaaataaattagctggctgtggtagtGCCAGCTaatttatagtcccagctacttgggaggctgagatgggaggatcacttgagcccaggaggttgaggctgcaatgagccacgattgcaccactgcactccagcctgggtgacagaatgagaccctatctcaaaaaataaaaatagggccaggtgcagtggctcacacctgtaatcccagccctttggaggctgaggcaggtggatcacctgaggtcagatgtttgagaccagcctggccaatatggtgaaaccccgtctctactaaaaatacaaaaattagcagggcatgtggtgcacacctgtaatcccagctattgaggtggctgaggcaggagaattgcatgaactcaggaggcggaggttgcaatgagccgagatcatgccactgcactccagcctgggcgacagagtgagactccgtctcaaaaataataaataaataaataaattttaaaaatgaaaataataagacCATTTAGAGTGGTGCGGATGGGGTGTGGGGCAGCCTCAGGGATGGCATGGTACCCTGGAAGGGCGTAACAGGAGGGGCTGTCCCACTCTAGATCTGAAggggtgaggggaaggtgaggttaCTGGGCCCAAAAGGATAGAGGGCCACCTTGTGTGGAGAGGGCTACCTTGGTGGAAGCTCTGCCCTTTGGCCAAGGGACATGGTCATCCCGCAACAATACTGCAGAGAGGGACTTCCCTCCCCCTCCAGTTTCCTTCTGGTGACCTCCACTGGCTGACCCAACCAGAAGCCAAAGGCCAAGGGAACCTGTTGACACAGCCCATGGAGGTCAACTCTCAGGGCCAGAGCAGAGGGGGGAAGGGTGGAGAATAAAGCGTGAGGGGCAGGGAAGGTGCCCAGTCCCTTAGGCTACCCTCCACACATCGCTGTAACTCACAGAACCAAGCCAACAGAGCCACATCTGGGCTGAAGGGTGGGGATAGCCTGTGAGCAGAGTGCGAGGAGGGCGTGTTTAGGGCATCAAGTTGGGGTGGCCCAGCTTCTGAGAGGCAGTATAGTGGGCGATTAGGAGCAGGACCCTGGAGcctgactgcctgggttcaaatccttgtTCCACCTCTTCCTAGCAGTATGATCTTGGTTAAGTCAGTTTAGTACCCCATGACTCcgtttccccatctgtcaaatgggcaTCATGGTTATTGAGGAAGAGATGGGTTAATGTATGTGAAGTTCTTAGCCCAGCCTGGGTCAGTGCCTAGCAGGTTGGCTCTCAGGACCGTGCAGAGCTCCTGTCGTGCCCAGCCATGTTGCCTGTGGTTTGGGGACGCATTCCTTGAGGAGAGACATTGGCAGACAGCAGCCGCCACAGCCTGATGTGTGCTGAGAACCTGGTTCACAGAGCCCAGTGCATCCATGATTCTCTCATTAGCCCCTGACGCCAACAGGACAGATTGTTAGggcatcttacagatgaggaaaccgaggctcggGAAAGTGCTTTGCCCAAGACAACGCCAGTAAGGAAGCAGGAGGtccaggactcaaacccagggtTCCATCCTCCTCCACCCATGTGCACATAAAGCACACGCTCAGAGAATGGCTGGTTGGGGAGCCCAGGCCCCCATGAGCAGGGGACAGCTGAGAGGCTAATTTAGCCgaaggagggagaggcagagccagATCATGAAGAGCCTGAATgccgaggtcaggaggtcaggaggCCAGGTGGGCTTTATCACTTGGGGGCAAGGAGCCCTTCAAGAGCAGGGGATTGTGTAGGGAACGTGAGCACTGTGCGAGGAGCCTTCCCACACCCAGGCAGTGACAGAAGAGTGTGGTCATGGTGGCCGGTGGCGCTGGGGGATTTATTCCAGGGAAGGCAAGCTTCCCAGCTTAACAGCCTGGGCAATCCCACCAGGGGGTGCTGCCCCCAGGCTAGGCAGCCCCCCAGCCTCAGGCAGGGTCCAGGGATGAGAGCGCCTTTCTTTAAATATCACCAGGCAGTGACTAAAGCATCCCCCTTATTCCCCAGAGACAGAGCCCGCAATGCACCTTCCCAGGGGGCCTGCCCACAACTTCCTGGGAGGAGGTCAGTGGTGCCCACCAGGCAGGACTGGGCTTGGAAACCGAGTTGGCCCAACCTCGCCTAGTCCtcccttccatccacccatccagccTACGGTGTTCAAACAGTCCTGGGCCAGGCTCTGCAGGAACCTGGGACGTCAGTGGCTCGTGACTCCACAGGCAACTGTCCCACTCCACTGCTTGCCTGGCCTAGGGCTAGACTCGAACAGATGCAAGAAAGATGGAGACCAGCTCGTCCAGGGCATCTTGAGGGTTCTGGGGTGCCACGGGCACTGAGGACGGAAATTAGTTGGGATCAGATTGTGGGAGCTTAAAACGCCAGGCCACTAGATTGGCCGCCACTGAGGAGAGGACAGGAGGCTTTTAAACCTTCAAGGCTGAGCCACCAAAGGAAAGATTGGCATTGAGGGTGTCAAGACAACAGAGCcaggactctagcctgggcctcTGGACTCCCTGTCCAGTGCTGTCTCCCTGCTGTGGCCTCTCAGGCCCCTAGCGCCCTCCATGGCCTTTTCTCCTGCAGATCCAGAGAAATGCCTACTCCATCTTCTTTGATGAGAAGTTCTCCATCCCCCTGGAtcccacagccctggaggagAAGAGCCTGCGGTTTTCTGTATTTGGCATCGATGAGGATGAGCGCAACGTCAGCACGGGGGTGGTGGAGCTGAAGCTTTCTGTGCTTGACCTCCCGCTGCAGCCCTTCAGTGGCTGGCTCTATTTACAGGACCAGAACAAGGTAAGTGACTTGCCTGCTCGTCCACCTCGGAAGagcgtgcacacacatacacttccAGGAAGGGActccatcatcctcatcatcctcTGCAATAGCCTGAGCCCCATCATCATTAGGAGAGCAGAGAAGAAGACCTGAGCCACATCCGAGGAAACTGCTTGCTGCAGGCAAATTTCAAAAACATCCCGACCACTGTTTACAGCTCGTCTGCTGCTTTGCCACCAAAGCTTCAGAGGTTCTACCCCTACTGAGCTTCTGCTAGAGAAACATTCCTCTAGCCTTAGAGGGGATGATTTCAGACAGACACCAAGCTGCACTTTAGTTTTATAATTGTAGGAATGCTCACAGAACATCATTGTTGTTTAATCAAAGAATctaattccattccactctgatCGCTGTGTATTACTACCGCAGTGTTTTCCTTGGCCTGCAATGAGGGAACGAAACTACATTTGATAGCTACATTTGACAGGCCGCCTCTGACCCTCCGCCCCAGGCAGGACCCTCCCGGTGGAAGGGAGGAGTGGGGCATGCTCCATGCAGTGGCGGGGGGTGGGTGGCTGTCCCTTTCTCCAGGCTGTCCCTGCCTGCCTGGAGCCCTGTGGTAAGGGGCCCCCAGTGCAGCCACTTCTCTATGGAGAAGGAAGCCCCAGCCTTTCCCTGGCAACCAAGGCTTTCCCTGGACCCCTCAAGTCGGGTGGGGAGAAG from Homo sapiens chromosome 11, GRCh38.p14 Primary Assembly encodes:
- the SYT12 gene encoding synaptotagmin-12 isoform a (isoform a is encoded by transcript variant 2); amino-acid sequence: MAVDVAEYHLSVIKSPPGWEVGVYAAGALALLGIAAVSLWKLWTSGSFPSPSPFPNYDYRYLQQKYGESCAEAREKRVPAWNAQRASTRGPPSRKGSLSIEDTFESISELGPLELMGRELDLAPYGTLRKSQSADSLNSISSVSNTFGQDFTLGQVEVSMEYDTASHTLNVAVMQGKDLLEREEASFESCFMRVSLLPDEQIVGISRIQRNAYSIFFDEKFSIPLDPTALEEKSLRFSVFGIDEDERNVSTGVVELKLSVLDLPLQPFSGWLYLQDQNKAADAVGEILLSLSYLPTAERLTVVVVKAKNLIWTNDKTTADPFVKVYLLQDGRKMSKKKTAVKRDDPNPVFNEAMIFSVPAIVLQDLSLRVTVAESSSDGRGDNVGHVIIGPSASGMGTTHWNQMLATLRRPVSMWHAVRRN
- the SYT12 gene encoding synaptotagmin-12 isoform X2 yields the protein MSHNTQTNIIFHSPGNEMKTKAPPVGEVTVTAADIMAVDVAEYHLSVIKSPPGWEVGVYAAGALALLGIAAVSLWKLWTSGSFPSPSPFPNYDYRYLQQKYGESCAEAREKRVPAWNAQRASTRGPPSRKGSLSIEDTFESISELGPLELMGRELDLAPYGTLRKSQSADSLNSISSVSNTFGQDFTLGQVEVSMEYDTASHTLNVAVMQGKDLLEREEASFESCFMRVSLLPDEQIVGISRIQRNAYSIFFDEKFSIPLDPTALEEKSLRFSVFGIDEDERNVSTGVVELKLSVLDLPLQPFSGWLYLQDQNKAADAVGEILLSLSYLPTAERLTVVVVKAKNLIWTNDKTTADPFVKVYLLQDGRKMSKKKTAVKRDDPNPVFNEAMIFSVPAIVLQDLSLRVTVAESSSDGRGDNVGHVIIGPSASGMGTTHWNQMLATLRRPVSMWHAVRRN
- the SYT12 gene encoding synaptotagmin-12 isoform X1, whose protein sequence is MKTKAPPVGEVTVTAADIMAVDVAEYHLSVIKSPPGWEVGVYAAGALALLGIAAVSLWKLWTSGSFPSPSPFPNYDYRYLQQKYGESCAEAREKRVPAWNAQRASTRGPPSRKGSLSIEDTFESISELGPLELMGRELDLAPYGTLRKSQSADSLNSISSVSNTFGQDFTLGQVEVSMEYDTASHTLNVAVMQGKDLLEREEASFESCFMRVSLLPDEQIVGISRIQRNAYSIFFDEKFSIPLDPTALEEKSLRFSVFGIDEDERNVSTGVVELKLSVLDLPLQPFSGWLYLQDQNKAADAVGEILLSLSYLPTAERLTVVVVKAKNLIWTNDKTTADPFVKVYLLQDGRKMSKKKTAVKRDDPNPVFNEAMIFSVPAIVLQDLSLRVTVAESSSDGRGDNVGHVIIGPSASGMGTTHWNQMLATLRRPVSMWHAVRRN
- the SYT12 gene encoding synaptotagmin-12 isoform b (isoform b is encoded by transcript variant 4) — encoded protein: MGRELDLAPYGTLRKSQSADSLNSISSVSNTFGQDFTLGQVEVSMEYDTASHTLNVAVMQGKDLLEREEASFESCFMRVSLLPDEQIVGISRIQRNAYSIFFDEKFSIPLDPTALEEKSLRFSVFGIDEDERNVSTGVVELKLSVLDLPLQPFSGWLYLQDQNKAADAVGEILLSLSYLPTAERLTVVVVKAKNLIWTNDKTTADPFVKVYLLQDGRKMSKKKTAVKRDDPNPVFNEAMIFSVPAIVLQDLSLRVTVAESSSDGRGDNVGHVIIGPSASGMGTTHWNQMLATLRRPVSMWHAVRRN